In one window of Tenrec ecaudatus isolate mTenEca1 chromosome 3, mTenEca1.hap1, whole genome shotgun sequence DNA:
- the LOC142443580 gene encoding translation machinery-associated protein 7-like: protein MSGREGGKKKPLKQPKKQNKEVDEEEKAFKQKQKEEQKKLEELKAKAAGKGPLATGGMKKSGKK from the coding sequence ATGTCGGGCCGCGAAGGTGGCAAGAAGAAGCCCCTGAAACAGCccaagaagcagaacaaggaggtggacgaggaagagaaggctttcaagcagaaacagaaggaagaacaaaagaaactggAGGAGCTAAAGGCGAAGGCCGCGGGGAAGGGGCCCCTGGCCACAGGTGGAATGAAGAAATCTGGCAAAAAGTGA